One Euwallacea fornicatus isolate EFF26 chromosome 22, ASM4011564v1, whole genome shotgun sequence genomic region harbors:
- the Vap33 gene encoding vesicle-associated membrane protein/synaptobrevin-binding protein, whose translation MLKQEQVLQIEPQTELKFVGPFSQPVTSFMKLTNPSDKRVMFKIKTTAPKKYCVRPNSGVLQPGETTQIAICLQPFLYDPTEKNKHKFMVQTVFLPEIGDVSVENLWKEVLPEHLMDSKLKCVFEVPTQEQPSGATGGEVTATVHSVDNSDSKVDDHAKKPEKSQPSSEVNQLQKLESELRQEILLLKEEKMALMNQRGLAPNRYAPPEPRLEQSPSMMGLIFIAVVIGVMGILFGKFLL comes from the exons GACCCTTCAGTCAACCAGTTACCAGCTTCATGAAATTAACCAATCCCTCAGACAAAAGagttatgtttaaaattaaaacaaccGCTCCCAAAAAATATTGTGTCAGACCCAACTCGGGTGTGCTGCAACCCGGCGAGACGACACAGATAGCCA TTTGTCTCCAACCATTCCTATATGACCCCACGGAGAAAAACAAGCATAAATTCATGGTGCAAACTGTATTTCTCCCCGAGATTGGGGATGTCAGTGTAGAAAATCTCTGGAAGGAAGTCTTACCGGAGCACTTGATGGACTCAAAGCTGAAATGTGTCTTTGAGGTCCCGACGCAGGAGCAGCCCAGTGGTGCCACTGGCGGAGAGGTGACTGCCACTGTTCATTCAGTGGATAATTCCGATAGTAAAGTAGACGATCATGCTAAGAAGCCCGAAAAGAGTCAACCATCTTCAGAA GTGAATCAGTTGCAGAAGCTGGAAAGTGAGCTGCGACAAgaaatattgcttttaaaagaagaaaaaatggcaTTGATGAATCAAAGAGGCCTAGCCCCAAACCGATATGCGCCACCTGAACCACGGCTAGAGCAATCCCCTTCAATGAtgggtttaatttttatagcaGTAGTTATAG gtgtGATGGGCATTTTGTTTGGgaaatttttgctttga
- the AspRS gene encoding aspartate--tRNA ligase, cytoplasmic, with translation MVEDTEKAESKKAAKKEAKKAEKAAKKAEHKVQSGKSEGEAPAEEDVSIGKYGNLPLIKSDPTVLKHTFTYIKDLTKHLTGNTVWVRARLHTSRARGKQCFIVLRQREFTVQVLINVSENVSKAMVKFSSNISKESIIDVEATVVEVPSGVAGCSQSQVELVASQIWIVSASFPQLPLQIEDASRPEKPGEQDSLNIRVNQDTRLDNRVLDLRTATSQAIFRLEAGVCKLFRDILTSKGFVEIHTPKIIPAASEGGANVFTVSYFKGSAYLAQSPQLYKQMAIAADFEKVFTIGAVFRAEDSNTHRHLTEFTGLDLEMAFQYHYHEVMLTIGDLFTNIFKGLRDHYSNEIALVGQQYPAEPFTFLDPPLVLQYTEGRRMLKEAGVEVGEDEDLSTSVEKLLGRLVKFKYDTDFYILDKYPLAVRPFYTMPDPLNPKSSNSYDMFMRGEEILSGAQRIHDRLLLTERAKHHGIDISTIASYIDAFKYGCQPHAGGGIGLERVVMLYLGLDNVRKTSMFPRDPKRVTP, from the exons ATGGTTGAAGACACCGAGAAAGCTGAGAGCAAAAAGGCAGCGAAAAAGGAAGCCAAGAAAGCTGAAAAAGCTGCCAAGAAAGCTGAGCACAAAGTTCAAAGTGGAAAGAGTGAAGGAGAAGCTCCAGCTGAAG AGGATGTTTCGATAGGCAAATATGGAAACCTCCCTTTAATCAAATCTGACCCCACAGTTCTAAAACACACTTTCACTTACATCAAAGACCTAACTAAGCATTTGACTGGAAATACTGTGTGGGTAAGGGCTAGACTTCATACTAGCCGAGCGAGAGGCAAgcaatgttttattgttttgcgaCAAAGGGAATTTACTGTTCAAGTTCTTATCAATGTATCAGAGAATGTGTCAAAAGCAATGGTCAAGTTCTCCAGCAA TATTTCTAAAGAGAGTATTATAGACGTTGAGGCAACAGTTGTGGAGGTACCATCAGGAGTGGCTGGTTGCAGTCAGTCTCAGGTGGAATTAGTTGCGTCACAAATTTGGATTGTTTCAGCCTCATTCCCACAGCTGCCTTTGCAGATTGAAGATGCTAGTAGGCCTGAAAAACCTGGA GAACAAGACTCCTTGAATATTCGTGTTAATCAGGATACAAGGTTGGATAATAGAGTATTGGATTTAAGGACTGCCACTAGTCAGGCTATATTTAg ACTAGAAGCAGGGGTTTGTAAACtgtttcgagatattttaacCAGCAAAGGATTTGTTGAGATTCATACGCCAAAAATTATCCCTGCAGCCTCAGAAGGAGGAGCCAATGTTTTTACAGTGAGTTATTTTAAAG GTTCAGCATATCTAGCTCAAAGTCCTCAATTGTACAAGCAAATGGCTATAGCCGCCGATTTCGAGAAGGTCTTTACTATTGGTGCGGTGTTTAGAGCGGAGGATTCTAATACTCACCGACATTTAACCGAGTTCACAGGTCTTGATTTAGAAATGGCTTTCCAGTATCATTATCATGAAGTCATGTTAACTATCGGTGATTTATTTACCAATATATTCAAAGGGCTGCGTGATCATTATAGCAATGAAATAGCCCTGGTTGGGCAGCAGTATCCCGCAGAACCATTCACGTTCCTAGACCCTCCTCTGGTGCTTCAATACACAGAGGGGAGAAGAATGCTTAAAGAAGCTGGGGTTGAAGTTGGTGAAGATGAGGATTTGAGCACTTCCGTGGAGAAATTATTAGGAAGATTGGTTAAATTTAAGTACGACACGGATTTTTATATATTGGACAAATATCCGTTAGCTGTAAGGCCATTTTATACAATGCCAGATCCTTTGAACCCGAAGTCATCTAATTCCTACGATATGTTTATGAGAGGTGAGGAAATTCTGAGCGGGGCTCAGAGGATCCATGATCGCCTGTTGCTTACTGAAAGGGCTAAACATCATGGAATAG ATATATCGACTATTGCTTCGTATATCGACGCCTTCAAGTATGGTTGTCAGCCCCATGCGGGTGGTGGAATTGGGCTTGAACGAGTCGTGATGCTTTACTTGGGCCTGGATAATGTGAGGAAAACTTCAATGTTCCCTCGTGATCCTAAAAGAGTTACTccgtga